The following are encoded together in the Aciduricibacillus chroicocephali genome:
- a CDS encoding dihydrolipoamide acetyltransferase family protein: MAFTFKLPDIGEGIHEGEIVKWFIEEGKEVKEDDVLCEVQNDKAVVEIPSPVDGTVKTIHVKEGQVAVVGDSLVSIDAEGYEDEEVEQPKAEEEKAPASEEAKQPAKENESRSVADSGEKSANVIAMPSVRKFARDNDVALSGVTGTGKNGRILKEDVEAYLNGDTAKQEVSEDIPLQETGETPETAPQQSQTITGPLAETREKMSPIRKVIAKAMVNSKAKAPHVTLMDDVDVTELVAHRKKFKETAAAQDIKLTYLPYVVKALVSTLKKYPILNASVDDETDEIVYKHYYNIGIAADTDKGLLVPVVKNAETKSIFEISREISILAEKARDGILASEEMKHASCTISNIGSAGGQWFTPVINYPEAAILGIGRIAEKPIVRNGEIVAAPVLALSLSFDHRIVDGATAQSALNQIKRLLNDPQLIMMEG, encoded by the coding sequence ATGGCATTTACATTTAAACTGCCGGACATCGGTGAAGGTATTCACGAAGGAGAAATCGTCAAATGGTTCATCGAGGAAGGCAAAGAAGTTAAAGAAGACGATGTACTTTGTGAAGTGCAAAATGATAAAGCAGTTGTCGAAATCCCTTCTCCGGTTGATGGAACGGTAAAGACAATTCATGTCAAGGAAGGTCAAGTGGCTGTTGTTGGTGATTCACTAGTGAGCATTGATGCTGAAGGCTACGAAGACGAAGAGGTTGAACAGCCGAAAGCGGAAGAAGAAAAAGCTCCAGCTTCTGAAGAGGCGAAACAGCCAGCTAAAGAAAATGAATCACGCTCTGTTGCAGATTCTGGGGAGAAGAGCGCTAATGTAATTGCGATGCCTTCAGTCCGCAAGTTTGCACGTGATAATGATGTAGCACTTTCTGGTGTTACTGGTACTGGTAAAAATGGCCGCATCCTAAAAGAAGATGTCGAAGCTTATTTGAACGGGGACACTGCTAAACAGGAAGTTTCTGAAGATATTCCATTGCAAGAAACTGGAGAGACTCCAGAAACAGCTCCACAGCAGTCACAAACAATTACAGGTCCACTAGCGGAAACACGTGAGAAAATGAGCCCGATTCGCAAAGTGATCGCTAAAGCAATGGTCAATTCCAAAGCTAAAGCCCCTCATGTTACTTTGATGGACGATGTAGATGTGACTGAACTTGTTGCTCACCGCAAAAAGTTCAAAGAAACGGCTGCAGCTCAAGATATCAAACTCACATATTTGCCATATGTAGTGAAGGCTCTCGTTTCAACTTTGAAGAAATATCCAATTCTTAATGCATCTGTTGATGATGAGACTGATGAAATTGTCTATAAGCACTATTACAACATCGGAATAGCAGCTGATACGGATAAAGGATTGCTCGTTCCAGTTGTAAAAAATGCCGAAACAAAGTCAATTTTTGAAATTTCCAGAGAAATTAGCATATTGGCAGAAAAAGCACGCGATGGTATACTTGCATCGGAAGAGATGAAGCACGCATCATGCACCATTTCCAATATTGGTTCTGCTGGCGGACAGTGGTTCACACCAGTGATCAACTATCCTGAAGCAGCGATTCTTGGCATTGGCCGCATTGCTGAAAAGCCGATAGTCCGCAACGGGGAAATTGTTGCAGCTCCGGTCCTCGCTCTTTCACTCAGCTTCGACCACCGTATTGTCGACGGCGCGACAGCACAGTCTGCGCTGAATCAAATAAAGAGATTGCTGAATGATCCACAACTAATTATGATGGAGGGGTAG
- the lpdA gene encoding dihydrolipoyl dehydrogenase — protein sequence MVVGDFPVETDLLVVGAGPGGYVAAIRAAQLGQKVTIVDKAHLGGVCLNVGCIPSKALIQAGHAAVHAGGDAELGISSENVKVDFTKVQEWKSGVVNKLTGGVEQLLTGNNVDIVRGEVYFVDKNTVKVMDEKNSQTYTFNNCIIATGSTPIEIPTFKFSSRVLDSSGALNLKEIPKKLVVIGGGYIGTELGTAYANLGSEVTIVEGGKDILGGFEKSMTALVKRRLKQKNVTVVTKALAKGVEESADGVKVTYEVKGEEVTVDADYVLVTVGRRPNTKEIGLEEIGIEFTERGLIQVDKQCRTNIPNIYAIGDIVPGLQLAHKASYEAKVAAEAIAGEKSEVDYIAIPAVCFTDPELASVGHTEASAKEAGIAIKPGRFPYAVNGRALALNETDGFVKLIVREEDGVVIGGQVAGASASDIIGEIGLAVESGMTAEDIALTIHAHPSLGEMVMEAAELAIDKPIHMIKQ from the coding sequence ATGGTAGTAGGAGATTTCCCGGTAGAAACAGATCTTCTCGTAGTTGGAGCAGGTCCTGGAGGTTACGTAGCAGCTATCCGCGCTGCACAGCTTGGTCAAAAGGTAACAATCGTTGATAAGGCACATCTCGGTGGTGTATGCTTGAACGTTGGATGTATTCCTTCTAAAGCACTTATACAGGCTGGTCATGCAGCAGTTCACGCTGGTGGCGATGCTGAACTTGGCATTTCTAGTGAAAATGTGAAAGTTGATTTCACAAAAGTACAGGAATGGAAGTCTGGCGTTGTAAACAAACTTACTGGTGGTGTTGAACAGTTGCTTACAGGCAACAATGTCGACATCGTAAGAGGCGAAGTTTACTTCGTTGATAAAAACACAGTTAAAGTAATGGATGAGAAGAACTCTCAGACATACACTTTCAATAATTGCATCATTGCAACTGGTTCTACACCTATCGAAATTCCGACATTCAAGTTCTCATCACGAGTTCTTGATTCAAGCGGCGCTTTGAATCTTAAAGAGATTCCTAAAAAGCTTGTCGTGATCGGTGGCGGATACATAGGTACAGAGCTTGGTACAGCTTATGCAAACCTTGGTTCTGAAGTTACAATCGTTGAAGGCGGCAAAGATATCCTTGGTGGATTTGAGAAATCAATGACTGCTCTTGTCAAGCGCCGTTTGAAGCAGAAGAACGTTACAGTTGTTACAAAGGCACTTGCTAAAGGTGTTGAAGAATCAGCTGATGGCGTAAAAGTTACTTATGAAGTAAAAGGCGAAGAAGTTACAGTAGATGCAGATTATGTACTTGTAACAGTTGGCCGCCGTCCGAACACTAAGGAAATCGGTCTCGAAGAAATCGGCATCGAGTTCACTGAAAGAGGACTTATCCAGGTTGACAAGCAGTGCCGTACGAATATCCCGAATATTTATGCAATCGGTGATATCGTTCCAGGTCTTCAGCTTGCACACAAAGCTTCCTACGAAGCAAAAGTAGCAGCTGAAGCAATCGCTGGTGAGAAGAGCGAAGTGGATTACATCGCAATTCCGGCAGTTTGCTTCACAGACCCTGAACTTGCTTCAGTTGGTCACACAGAAGCGAGTGCTAAAGAAGCTGGCATTGCAATTAAACCAGGCCGCTTCCCGTATGCTGTTAACGGACGCGCTCTTGCATTGAACGAGACAGACGGATTTGTTAAGCTAATTGTCCGTGAAGAAGATGGCGTTGTAATTGGCGGCCAAGTTGCCGGTGCAAGTGCAAGTGACATCATCGGAGAAATCGGGCTTGCTGTTGAATCCGGCATGACTGCTGAAGATATCGCACTTACAATTCATGCGCATCCTAGTCTTGGCGAAATGGTCATGGAAGCTGCAGAGCTTGCCATTGACAAGCCAATTCATATGATTAAGCAGTAA
- a CDS encoding polysaccharide deacetylase family protein — protein MKKFTMLLIVIAMIFIAAGCGDNNSSKQPDNDKKESTTETDKKRSIETSKSSENGKKQKEEQAQAIKPEYKLNEKNWSIEPIGDAPSKVVLVTIDDAPDKHAVEMAIKLKKMNVPAIFFVNGHFIDSEKGKNDLKKIHDMGFVIGNHTYSHNSLPEQSNARQKKEITDVDQMVEDAIGKRPSFFRAPFGQNTDNSKKVAADEDLTLMNWTYGYDWNNEYMTKDTIQKIMVNAPELNDGANLLMHDREWTNDALEGIIKGLRDKGYGFVDPKKIKGYHP, from the coding sequence ATGAAAAAATTTACAATGCTGCTTATAGTAATTGCCATGATCTTTATCGCCGCTGGCTGTGGAGATAACAATAGCTCCAAACAGCCGGACAATGATAAAAAAGAAAGTACAACAGAAACAGATAAAAAAAGATCTATAGAAACGAGCAAGTCGTCCGAGAACGGTAAAAAGCAAAAAGAAGAGCAAGCTCAGGCAATTAAGCCAGAGTATAAGCTCAATGAAAAAAACTGGTCTATTGAGCCTATAGGTGATGCTCCTTCAAAAGTTGTTCTCGTAACAATTGATGATGCTCCAGATAAACATGCTGTTGAAATGGCAATAAAATTAAAGAAAATGAATGTACCTGCGATCTTCTTTGTCAATGGACATTTTATTGATTCTGAAAAAGGCAAGAATGATTTGAAGAAGATACATGACATGGGCTTTGTTATTGGCAATCATACATATAGCCATAACAGCCTCCCAGAACAGTCAAATGCAAGGCAGAAAAAAGAAATCACGGATGTCGATCAAATGGTAGAAGATGCGATTGGGAAGCGCCCTTCATTTTTCAGGGCTCCGTTTGGGCAGAATACAGATAATTCTAAGAAAGTAGCTGCCGATGAAGATTTGACATTAATGAACTGGACATACGGATATGATTGGAATAATGAGTATATGACGAAAGATACCATTCAAAAAATTATGGTTAATGCGCCAGAACTGAATGATGGAGCGAATTTGCTCATGCATGACCGCGAATGGACGAATGATGCTCTCGAAGGTATTATAAAAGGGCTTCGGGATAAAGGATATGGTTTTGTAGACCCTAAAAAAATCAAAGGGTACCATCCGTAA
- a CDS encoding UPF0223 family protein — MSYHYPLDESWSRQEIIDVVNFFNMIEMAYEGQVKRTDLLLAYERFKQIVPAKSEEKRFYADFQKSSGYSAYRVLKEAKNSTQDKIRCNR, encoded by the coding sequence TTGAGTTACCACTACCCGCTTGATGAATCTTGGTCAAGGCAGGAAATTATCGATGTTGTCAATTTTTTCAATATGATTGAAATGGCATATGAAGGACAAGTGAAACGGACAGACCTGCTTCTTGCTTATGAACGATTTAAGCAAATAGTTCCAGCAAAAAGTGAAGAGAAGCGTTTCTATGCAGATTTTCAGAAAAGCTCCGGATACTCTGCTTATCGCGTTCTAAAAGAAGCCAAGAATAGTACACAGGATAAAATCAGATGCAACAGATGA